The Streptococcus sp. DTU_2020_1001019_1_SI_AUS_MUR_006 sequence AAGGCGTATCGGAAGTTCAACCTGCGTTACCAGAAGCAGTAGTAACAGACAAAGGCGAATCTGAAGTTCAACCAACGTTACCAGAAGCAGTTGTAACTGACCAGGGCGAACCAGCGGTCCAGCCAGAATTACCCGAAGCAGTTGTTACAGACAAGGGTGAGGCAGAAGTTCAAGCAACGTTGCCGGAAGCAGTAGTAAGTGACAAGGGTGAGCCTGCAGTCCAACCCGCCTTGCCAGAGGCTGTTGTAAGTGATAAAGGCGTACCGGAAGTTCAACCTGCGTTACCAGAAGCAGTTGTTACTGATAAAGGAGAACCGGAAGTTCAACCTGAATTGCCAGAAGCTGTTGTAACCGATAAAGACAAACCGGAAGTTCAACCTGAATTGCCAGAAGCAGTTGTAAGCGATAAAGGAGAACCAGCAGTCCAACCCGCCTTACCAGAAGCAGTTGTGACTGACAAAGGTGAGCCTGAAATTCAGCCTGAATTACCAGAAGCAGTTGTAAGCGCCAAAGGTGAACCGGAAGTTCAACCTGAATTGCCAGAAGCTGTAGTAACTGACAAGGGTGAGCCTGCGGTCCAACCAGAGTTGCCAGAAGCTGTTGTTACTGATAAAGGTGAACCTGCGGTCCAACCAGAGTTGCCAGAGGCTGTAATAACCAACAAGGGTGAGCCTGCGATCCAGCCAGAGTTACCCGAAGCAGTTGTAAGTGATAAAGGTGAACCCGCAGTTCAGCCTGAATTGCCAAAAGCAGTTGTAACCGATAAAGGTGAACCGGAAGTTCAACCTGAATTGCCCGAAGCTGTTGTAAGCGATAAAGGCGAACCTGCAGTCCAACCCGCCTTGCCAGAAGCTGTAGTAAGTGACAAAGGTGAACCTGAAGTTCAACCTGAATTGCCCGAAGCAGTTGTAAGCGCCAAAGGTGAGCCGGAACAGGTAGCCCCACTTCCAGAATACACTGGTAATATTGATCAAGTAAAGCCGGATATTCCGACTGAAAAAACGAAAGAACAGGATCCAGAAAAAACACTCGAATTAAGAAATGTTTCGGATATTGAGTTGTACAGCCAGACGAATGGGACTTATAAACAACATATCTCATTGGATGGAATTCCAAAGAATACGGATAATTACTTTGTCAAGGTAAAATCTTCGGCATTTAAAGATGTCTATCTGCCAGTCGCCTCAATAACTGAAGAGGAAAGAAATGGTCAGTCAGTTTATAAAATTACAGCTAAGGCTGAGAAACTCCAGCAAGAACAGAACAATAAATATGTCGACCATTTCACCTTCTACCTCGATAAGAAGTCTAAAGAGGAAAATACAAACTTTACTTCCTTTAGTAATCTGGTCAAAGCTATAAACCAAAATCCCTCTGGAACCTATCATTTAGCAGCTAGCCTGAATGCTAACGAAGTGGAGCTTGGTTCTGATGAAAAATCCTATATCAAGGGCACCTTTACTGGTCATTTGATTGGAGAAAAAGATGGTAAGAAGTATGCTATCTATAATTTGAAAAAACCTCTGTTTGAAAACTTGAGTGGTGCTACAGTAGAAAAACTGAGTCTAAAAAATGTTACTATTTCAGGGAAAAATGATATTGCTTCACTGGCAAATGAAGCTCAGAATAACACAAAAATTAAGCAAGTTCATGTGGATGGTGTACTCGCCGGTGAACGTGGTATCGGTGGTTTGTTGGCTAAGGCAGACCAATCAAGCATCACAGAGAGTAGTTTCAAGGGAAGAATTGTCAATACCTATGAAACAACTGCTGCCTATAATATCGGTGGCCTGGTCGGTCATTTAACAGGAAAAAATGCGTCTATTGCTAAATCCAAAGCGACAGTAGCCATTTCATCCAACACCAATAGTTCAGATCAGACTGTTGGTGGGCTAGCAGGTCTAATAGACCAAGATGCGCATATACAGGATAGCTATGCTGAAGGTGATATCAATAATGTCAAGCACTTTGGTAGAGTCGCGGGTGTAGCAGGATATTTGTGGGATCGAAAAACAAATGAGGAACAGCATGCAGGAAGATTGACCAATGTACTAAGTGATGTCAATGTAACCAACGGGAATGCCATTACCGGTTACCACTACAATGGAATGAAGGTGAAGGACACATTCAGCAGCAAGGTGAACAGAGTATACAATGTCACCTTGGTTAGGGATGAAGTCATCAGCAAAGAATCCTTTGAAGAAAGAGGAACAATGCTAGATGCTTCTGAAGTGACTAATAAAAAAGCAGAAATCAATCCTCTCACTCCTCCAACAGTGGAGCCCCTTTCAACAAGTGGTAGTAAAGAAAGTGATTTTTCTAAGGTGAAGCATTATCAAGCTAACCGTGCTTTGGTTTATAAGAACATTGAAAAATTGTTACCTTTCTATAACAAGGCGACCATCGTGAAATACGGAAACCTGGTCAAGGAGAACAGTCTCTTATATCAAAAAGAACTCTTGTCCGCAGTTATGATGAAGGATGACCAAGTAATCACAGATATTGTTTCTAACAAACAGACTGCAAATAAACTCTTACTTCACTATCAGGACCATTCATCTGAGAAGCTCGATCTCAAGTACCAGACTGATTTTGCCAAGCTAGCAGAATATAGTTTAGGGGATACAGAACTCCTCTACACTCCAAATCAATTCTTGTATGACCAAGACTCTATCATTAAGCAAGTCTTACCTGACTTACAAAAGGTTGACTATAAGTCGGATACTATCAGAAAGACACTCGGAATTTCTCCAGATGTCAAGCAAACTGAGCTCTATCTGGAAGACCAGTTCGCCAAAACAAAACAAGATTTGGCAAACAGTTTGAAAAAACTTTTATCAGCAGATGCTGGACTTGCTGGTGACAACTCAGTTACCAGAGGCTATCTTGTAGATAAAATCAAGAACAATAAGGAAGCCTTACTACTCGGTTTAACTTATTTAGAACGTTGGTATAACTTTAGCTATGGTCAAGTGAATGTCAAAGACCTATTTATGTATCATCCGGACTTCTTTGGTAAAGGAAATACTTCACCACTAGATACTCTGATTGAGTTAGGTAAATCTGGCTTTAACAATCTTCTTGCTAAAAACAATGTCGATACTTATGCTATCAGTCTTGCCAGCCATCATGGAACGACAGATTTGTTTAGCACGTTGGAAAATTACCGAAAAGTCTTTCTACCAGACAAAACCAATAATGACTGGTTTAAATCACAGACCAAGGCTTACATTGTCGAAGAAAAATCCAATATCGAAGAGGTGAAAACGAAGCAAGGACAGGCTGGTACCAAGTATTCTATCGGTGTCTACGACCGTATCACTAGTGCCACATGGAAATACCGCAATATGGTACTACCTCTACTTACTCTTCCTGAAAAATCTGTATTTGTCATCTCGACCATGTCTAGTCTAGGATTTGGAGCTTATGATCGCTACCGCAACAGCGATTATAAGGCTGGAGATGAACTCAATAAGTTTGTTGAAGATAATGCGCGTGAAACAGCCAAACGTCAGCGAGATCACTATGATTATTGGTATCGCATTTTAGATAAAGAAGGACGAGAAAAACTCTATCGTACAATTCTACTTTATGATGCCTATAAGTTTGGAGATGATAGAACCTCTGGAAAAGCTACAGTTGAGGCTCAGTTTGATAGTACCAATCCGGCGATGAAGAATTTCTTTGGTCCAGTGGGTAATAAAGTAGTTCACAATCATCATGGTGCTTATGCAACTGGAGATGGCGTTTACTATATGTCCTATCGTATGTTAGATAAGGATGGAGCCATTACTTATACTCATGAGATGACCCATGATTCAGATCAGGATATTTACCTTGGTGGCTATGGTCGAAGAAGTGGCTTGGGACCTGAGTTCTTCGCAAAAGGCTTATTGCAAGCTCCTGACCAACCAAGTGATGCAACTATTACCATCAACTCTATCTTGAAACATAAAATATCAGATAGTACAGAAGGCCAGCGATTACAAGTACTTGATCCAACTACAAGATTTAATAACGCAGCAGATCTTCAGAACTACGTCCACAATATGTTTGATGTCGTTTACATGTTGGAATATCTCGAAGGGCAATCTATCGTGAAACAGTTAGATGCTTATCAGAAAATGACGGCCCTGAGAAAAATCGAGAATAAATACGTAAAAGATCCTGCAGATGGAAATGATGTTTACGCTACTAACGTTGTACAAAATCTGACAGAAGAAGATGCCAAAAAATTGACTACTTTTGATAGTTTGATTACAAATAATATCTTGTCAGCTCGTGAATATAAGTCTGGGGAATATGAAAGAAACGGTTACTATACGATTAAACTCTTCGCCCCAATCTATTCGGCTCTGAGCAGTAAGGGAACTCCGGGTGATTTGATGGGACGTAGGATTGCTTATGAACTTCTGGCTGCCAAAGGCTTTAAGGATGGAATGGTACCTTATATCTCAAACCAATACGAAGAAGATGCCAAACAAAACGGTAAAATCATCAATCTCTATGGTAAAGAACGAGGATTGGTGACAGATGATCTTGTTTTGGAAAAGGTATTTGAAGGGAAGTATTCTTCTTGGGCGAATTTCAAGAAAGCTATGTACCAAGAACGGGTGGATCAGTTTAGAAACTTGAAGCAGGTTACCTTCAACGATCCAACTAAATCTTGGGCAAGTTTTGCAAGAAAGACGATTCATAGTGTAGAAGAACTGCAGCGATTAATGGACGAAGCTGTCCGTAAGGATGCAGATGAGAATCGTTATTCTTGGGACAACTATAATCCAGAATATGATAGTGCAGTTCATAAGTTAAAGAGAGCAGTATTTAAGGCCTATCTAAATCAAACTGATGATTTTAGAAGTTCAATTTTTAATAATAAAAAATAGTGTTTCCTATTAGGAAATAAAATTAAAGAAGGTGATTATGCTTGTCATTATTTAAAAAAGAACGATTTTCGATCCGAAAAATCTGTGGGATTGTTGGTTCATTTTTACTCGGAAGTATCTTGGTTGCACCGTCAGTCATTCATGCTTCTACCTATCATTACATTGAAAAAAGCGCTCTTACAAAGGAAGAACAAAGCAAGATTCAAGCAGGAATTCCTACTGATAATGAGGTAACTTATGCTCTTATTTATCAGCAGGAAACTCTTCCTGCGACAGGTTCATCGACTTCTGTGCTTACAGCTTTAGGTCTATTAGCTGTTGGTAGTTTCGTTCTTTTGGTTCATAAAAAGAAAAAAGTTAGTAGTTTGTTCTTAGTTACTACTATCGGACTGATTAGTCTTTCTAGTATGCAAGCTCTCGATATAAGCAATCCTTTGAAAGCTCCAAGTAATGAAGGAGTAGTTCAAATTGCTGGATATCGTTATATTGGATACTTACCTCTTGATGATGATGCAATCTCAGAAATTCAACATAAAGCTGAGGGGACAAAAAATGTTCCAGTATCTGAAATTCAAAGTATCCCTAATGAAGCGCCTAAAGCAGACAAACCAGAACATACAGCACCAGTTGGTGGTAATCTGGTTGAGCCCGAAGTTCATGAAAAACCAGGATACACTCAACCTGTGGGGATGGTTCCTGACGAAGCACCTAAAGCAGACAAACCAGAATATACTAAACCAGTTGGCACAGTGCCTGACGAAGCACCTAAATCAGAGAAACCAGAGTACACTGCACCAGTAGGCACAGTCCCAGACGATGCTCCTAAATATGAGAAGCCTGACTATACGCAACCAATAGGTACAAACCTTGTAGAACCGGAAGTTCAACCAGCGTTGCCGGAAGCTATTGTGACTGACAAAGGCGAGCCGGAAGTTCAACCGGCATTACCCGAAGCTGTTGTGACTGACAAAGGCGAACCGGAAGTTCAACCAGCGTTACCCGAAGCTGTTGTGACTGACAAAGGCGAACCGGAAGTTCAACCGGCATTACCAGAAGCTGTTGTGACTGAAAAAGGTGAGCCGGAAGTTCAACCAGCGTTACCCGAAGCTGTTGTGACTGACAAAGGCGAGCCGGAAGTTCAACCAGCGTTACCCGAAGCTGTTGTGACTGAAAAAGGTGAGCCGGAAGTTCAACCAGCGTTGCCGGAAGCTATTGTGACTGACAAAGGCGAGCCTGAGGTTCAACCAGCCGTACCCGAAGCTGTTGTGGCTGACAAAGGGGAACCTGAAGTTCATGAAAAACCAGCATACACTGAACCGGTAGGCACAGTTCCAGAAGAAGCACCCAAGTCCGAGAAGTCAGAATACACGGAACCTGTAGGTACAACAGGAGTAGATGAAAATGGCAACTTGATTGAGCCGCCTGCTATCGACATTCCAGAGTATACTGAACCAATATCTACAGTTTCAGAAGTTGCACCAGAAAGAGAAGAGTTGCCTTCTCTACATACCGATATTCGTACAGAGACTATTCCTAAAACTATCACAGAAGAATCCGATTCTAGCAAATTTATAGGTGATGATTCTATTAAACAAGTTGGTGAGGATGGCGAACGTCAAATTGTTACTAGCTATGAAGAGTTACATGGCAAAAAAATCAGTGACCCAGTTGAAACAGTAACTGTGTTGAAAGAAATGAAGCCTGAAATTCTTGTAAAAGGTACCAAAGAAAAGCCCAAAGAAAAAACGGCTCCTGTTTTGACTCTGACCACTGTATCTAAGGATGTTTTAGCTAAGTCTGCTACAATTAACTACAATCTAGAAAATCAAGACAATGCTACAATTACACGCATTGTAGCGACTATCAAAGAAGGTGGAAAAATTGTAAAAACGCTTGATTTAAAAACCGATAACTTATCTCAAGTATTAGAGAACTTAGACTATTACAAAGATTATACGATTTCAACCACTATGACTTATGATGTAGGTAAGGGTGCAGAAGTATCGACTTTGGAAGATAAACCTTTACGCTTAGATTTAAAGAAAGTTGAGTTGAAAGATATTGCAAATACCAGTCTCGTACAAGTAAACGAAAGCGGTGTCGAAAGCGATAGTAATCGTTTAACCTCTCTTCCAAGTAATGTTAACAACTATTACTTAAAAGTAACCTCCAGAGAAAACAAAGTGACTCGTTTAGCAATTGATAAGATTGAAGAGGTCATTGAGGAAGGTAAGCAGCTTTACAAGATAACGGCAAAAGCACCTGACTTAGTTCAACGTGATAAAGACGGTAAGTTAAGAGATACTTACACTTATTATCTTGAAAAACCGAGGGCTACCGAGGATAAGGTTTATTACAACTTCCATGATTTAGCAAAAGACATGCAAGCAAATCCTACCGGTGAGTTTAAACTTGGTGCAGATTTGAATGCAGTTAACGTTAAGCCAGCAGGTAAAGCTTATGTTATGGCTAAGTTTAGAGGTACTTTATCAAGTGTAGAGAATCATCAGTACACGATTCATAACTTAGAAAGACCTTTGTTTAATGAGGCTGAAGGTGCTACACTCAAAAACTTTAACTTAGGTAATGTAAATATCAATATGCCTTGGGCTGATAAAGTTGCACCTATTGGTAATATGTTTAAGAAGTCTACACTTGAGAATATCAAAGTAGTAGGTTCAGTAACAGGAAATAACGATGTAACCGGTGCTGTTAATAAGTTAGACGAAGCTAATATTCGCAATGTAGCTTTTATTGGCAAGATTAACAGTCTTGGAGATAAAGGCTGGTGGTCTGGTGGACTTGTCAGCGAAAGTTGGATAAGTAACGTTGATAAAGCTTACGTTGATGCTAAGATTAGTGCCAATAAATCTAAATATGGTGGTTTAATTGGTAAACTAGATCATGGTATTGACTCGATGACAGTAGGTAAAAAAGGATTTCTCCGAAATGCTGTAATAAAAGGTACTATGAATTTGATTCAGCATGGCGAAAGTGGAGGTGTAATTCATAACAACTTTAACTGGGGTGTTATTGAAGACGTCGTAACAATGCTTAAAGTAAATAATGGTGAAATTGTCTATGGTTCACCAGCCTTGAATGATAATGACCAATATTTTGGATTAGATAATATCAAACGTGTAAATTATGTAAATGGTGTTGCAAGTGGTTTATCTTCCTACAAACATTCAAATCGTATTACTGGTATCTCTCAAGCAGAAGCAGATGCTAAAATCGCTAAGATGAATATCACAGCCAACACCTTTACTATTCAAGATCCTGTCGTAAACAAGTTAAATCGTATCATCGATAGAGATTCTGATTATAAAGCGATTCAGGACTACCAAGAAACAAGAAACCTAGCTTATCGAAACTTGGAAAAACTGCAACCATTTTATAACAAAGAGTGGATTATAAACCAAGGGAATAAGTTAACAGATGATTCCAATCTTGTTAAGAAAACTGTTCTGTCTGTAACAGGTATGAAAGCAGGGCAATTTGTCACTGATTTATCAAGTGTGGATAAAATCATGATTCACTATGCCGATGGAACCAAAGAAGAATTTGGGGTATCTGCGGTTTCGGACTCTAAGGTAAAACAAGTCAAAGAATATAATGTAGATGGTTTAGGTGTAGTTTACACTCCTAATATGGTTTATAAGAACAGAGATTCCTTGATTACGAAAGTTAAAGAGAAGTTGAGTTCTGTTGCTTTAGACTCTGCTGAGGTTAAAGCTATTACAAATAACCCTTCATCTCTATACCTAGAAGAAAGCTTCGCTGAGGTTAGAGAGACGTTAGATAAGTTAGTGAAGTCCTTGTTAGAAAATGAAGACCATCAACTGAACAGTGATGAAGTGGCTGAGAAGGCGCTTCTCAAGAAAGTTGAAGATAATAAAGCTAAGATTATATTAGCCTTGACTTATCTAAATCGTTATTATGGTATCGACTATGATGGCTTGAACTTTAAGCATTTGATGATGTTTAAACCAGACTTTTATGGTAAAACACCAAGTATTTTAGATTTCTTGATTCGTATAGGTTCAGCAGAAAAGAATTTAAAAGGAGATAGAAGTTTAGAAGCTTATCGTGAAGTTATTGGTGGTACTATTGGAAAAGGTGAATTAAATGGCTTGTTAGGCTATAACATGCGTTTATTCACTAAGTACACCGACTTAAATGACTGGTTTATTCATGCTGCAAAGAACGTTTATGTTTCTGAGCCTGAGACGACTACAGAGGATTTCAAAGACAAGCGCCATCGTATCTATGACGGTTTGAACAATGACGTGCATAGTCGCATGATTTTACCGTTACTCAACTTGAAGAAAGCACATATTTTTGTCATTTCTACTTACAACACGTTGGCATTCAGTTCTTTTGAAAAATATGGGAAGAATACGGAAGAAGAACGAAATGCTTTCAAAGAGGAGATAAACAAAGTAGCGAAAGCTCAACAAAGATATTTAGACTTTTGGTCTCGTTTAGCTTTACCAAAAGTTCGTAATCAGCTCTTGAAGAGTCAAAACTCCGTACCAACGCCTGTTTGGGATAATCAAAATTATAGCGGTATTAAGAATGCTAGTCGCCGTGGTTATGGTTCAGATGGCAAGGTTGCAACTCCTATTCGTGAGCTATTTGGCCCAACTGATCGTTGGCATCAAGTTAACGGAGCGATGGGAGCGATGGCAAAAATTTATGAACGTCCATGGAAAGATGATCAGGTTTACTTCATGGTAACTGACATGATTAGTCAGTTTGGTATTTCAGCCTTTACACATGAAACAACTCACATAAACGACCGTATGGCTTACTATGGTGGAGATTGGCATCGTGAAGGTACTGACTTAGAAGCCTTTGCTCAAGGTATGTTACAAACCCCTGATAAATCTACTCCGAATAGTGAGTATAAAGCTCTGGGTATCAACATGGCTTATGAGCGTAAAAATGATGGTGAGCAGTACTACAATTATGATCCAGCTAAGTTAGACAGTCGAGACAAAATTGATAGTTATATGAAAAACTACAATGAGTCTATGATGATGTTAGATTACTTAGAAGCTACTGCCGTTATTAAGCAGAAGTTATCTGATAACTCTAAGTGGTTCAAGAAGATGGATAAAGAGTGGCGTACAAATGCGGATAGAAATCGTTTAATTGGAGAACCACACCAGTGGGACAAATTACGTGATTTGACGGAAGAAGAGAAGAAATTACCAATTGATAGCATTGACAAGTTGGTAGATAATAACTTTGTAACTCTTCATGGTATGCCAAATAACGGTCGCTTCCGTACGGAAGGTTTTGATAGTGCTTATCAAACGGTCAATATGATGGCAGGTATCTTTGGCGGGAATACGAGTCGAAGCACCGTAGGTTCTATTTCCTTTAAACACAATACTTTCCGTATGTGGGGTTACTATGGTTATGAGAACGGCTTTATCCCTTATGTTTCTAACAAGTTAAAAGGTGATGCCAACAGAGAAAATAAAGGGCTTTTAGGTGATGATTTCATTATCAAGAAAGTTTCTAATAATCAATTCCAAAACCTCGAAGAGTGGAAGAAACATTGGTATCATGAAGTGTATGCGAAAGCACAGAAAGGCTTTGTTGAGATTGAAGTAGACGGTTCTAAGATTTCAACTTACGCTCAACTTCAAAACTTATTTAACACTGCTGTTGAGAAAGACTTGAAAGAAGGTGGTTTCAAGCATACCGAAGGCCTCAAGTGGAAAGTTTATAAGAAATTATTACAAAACACAGATGGTTTCTTAAATCCATTGTTTAAAATATAAAAGGGACAAGTTTTTTGGCTCTTTGTCAACTGTAGTGGGTTGAAGAAAAGCTAATCTCGAGAAAGGACAAATTTCGTCCTTTCTTTTTTGATGTTCAGAGCGATAAAAATGCGTTTTTTGAAGTTTTCAAAGTTCTGAAAACCAAAGGCATTGCGTTTAATAAGTTTGATTAGATTATTAGTGGCTTCCAGTTTGGCGTTAGAATAGGGTAGTTGAAGAGCGTTGACAATTTTCTCTTTGTCCTTTAGAAAGGTTTTAAAGACAGTCTGAAAAAGAGGATGAACCAGCTTTAGATTGTCCTCAATGAGTCCAAAGAATTTCTTCGGCTCCTTATTCTGAAAGTGGAAAAGCAAGAGTTGATAGAGATGATAGTGGTGTTTCAAGTCTTCGGAATAGCTCAAAAGCTTGTTTAGGATTTCCTTATTGGTTAAATGCATACGAAAAGTAGGGCGATAAAAACGTTTATCACTCAGTTTACGACTATCCTGATTGATTCATAATTTGGACACGCACACGACTCATAGCACGGCTTAGATGTTGTACAATGTGAAAGCAATCCAGAACGATTTTAGCGTTTGGGAGTGAAACAGTCTCGTAGACTGTTTCAGCCTGAGCCTAGAAATTCGAAAGCGAAGTTGTCTAGTCAAGTCATAATAAGGGATAAACATATCCATAGTAATGATTTTGACGCGACTTCGGACAGAACTCTCATATTTAAGAAAATGATTTCGGATGATAGATTGTGTTCTACCTTCCAGAACTGTGATGATGTTGAGATTGTCAAAATCTTGAGGGTAATTTCTCAAAGTAACTTCCACTTTCCTGACCAAAGTGGAAATTAGTCTAAAACGGATTTTTATGGTGGAATTAAGTGTGAGACGTTTGTTAATTATTTTATAGGATTGGCTATTAGTAAGAAATATGGTATAATATAGGGTGAGACCTTCTTAATAAATAGTGAAAGAGTATAAAATGAAAAAAATTGTCATTAACGGCGGGAGACCATTGAAAGGTGAAATTACAATCAGTGGTGCTAAAAATAGTGTCGTTGCCTTGATTCCTGCCATTATTTTATCAGATGATGTTGTGATTTTGGATTGTGTTCCAGACATCTCTGATGTAGCTAGTCTTATTGAGATTATGGAAATCATGGGAGCTAGTGTCAAGCGTTATGACGATGTTCTTGAGATTGATCCTCGTGGTGTTCAAAATAAACCAATGCCTTATGGTAAAATTAATAGCTTGCGTGCGTCTTATTATTTCTACGGTAGTCTTTTAGGACGTTTTGGTGAAGCAACTGTAGGTTTGCCTGGAGGGTGTGACCTAGGGCCACGTCCGATTGATTTGCATTTAAAAGCATTTGAAGCTATGGGAGCTAAGACAACCTACGAGGGAGATAATATGAATCTCTCAACCCAAGGATCAAGTCTACATGGTGCGCATATCTATATGGATACTGTTAGTGTTGGTGCAACAATCAATACGATGCTAGCAGCAGTAAAAGCTAAAGGTCGAACAGTTATTGAAAATGCTGCTCGTGAACCTGAAATCATTGATGTGGCTACATTATTAAACAATATGGGAGCTCACATTCGTGGCGCAGGTACGGATATGATTACTATTGATGGTGTAGATAGCCTTCATGGAACACGTCACCAAGTCATCCCAGACCGTATTGAAGCAGGTACTTATATTTCAATGGCTGCTGCAGTAGGCCATGGGATTCGAATTAATAATGTACTTTATGAGCATTTAGAAGGATTTATTGCTAAACTTGAAGAAATGGGTGTTCACATGACTATTTCTGAAGACAGTATTTTCGTCGAAGAGCAAACAAATCTAAAGGCTGTTAATATCAAAACAGCTCCTTATCCAGGTTTCGCAACAGATCTTCAACAGCCTATTACTCCTTTGCTATTAAAAGCAGAGGGGCGTGGAACATTGATTGACACCATTTATGAAAAACGTGTCAACCATGTTTTCGAGTTGGCAAAAATGAATGCAGATATCTCCACAACAAACGATCACATCATTTATAAAGGAGGCAATCCTTTACACGGTGCAAATGTCAAGGCGACAGACCTACGTGCAGGTGCAGCACTGGTGATTGCTGGTTTGATGGCTGAAGGAAGAACGGAGATTACCAATGTTGAATTTATCCTTCGAGGCTACTCAAATATTATCGAGAAATTACGGAACCTCGGAGCAGATATTGAACTAATCGAAGAGTAATCTTAGAGGATTAATATGAATATCTGGACAAAATTAGCAATGTTTTCTTTCTATGAGACGGAACGATTATATTTCCGTCCCTTCTTTTTTGCCGACGCTGCTGACTTTCATGCTCTAGCATCTGATCCGGAGAATCTACAATTTATCTTTCCAGTTCAAGCCAGTCTTGAAGAAAGTCAATATGCCCTTGCCAACTATTTTATGAAGTCACCTTTGGGAATCTGGGCGATCTGCGATAAGAAGGATGAGAAGATGATTGGTTCCATCAAGTTTGAGAAACTTGATGAGATTAAGAAGGAAGCGGAAATTGGCTATTTTTTAAAGAAAGAGTATTGGTCTAAGGGATATATGACAGAAGCGGTAACTAAGTTATGTGAACTGTCAATGGATCAATTTGGCTTAAAGCAATTATCAATCGTAACGCATTTGGAAAATAGTGCTAGTCAGAAGGTAGCGCAAAAGTCAGGTTTTAGTCTTTATCGTCGCTTTAAAGGCAGTGATCGCTATACCCGAAAGATGCGAGATTATCTAGAATTCCGCTATACTAAAGGAGATCTGAATGAGTAAACATCAAGAAATTTTAGCTTATTTAGAAGAATTACCAGTCGGAAAACGGGTCAGTGTTCGAAGTATTTCAAATAGGCTGGGAGTGAGTGATGGTACAGCTTATCGTGCTATTAAAGAGGCTGAGAACAGAGGTTTGGTTGAAACCAGACCACGCAGTGGAACAGTTCGGGTAAAATCTAAAAAAGTAGCAATTGAAAAATTAACCTTTGCAGAGATTGCAGAAGTCACAGGATCAGAAGTTTTGGCAGGTCAGGATGGGTTAGATAGAGAATTTAGCAAATTTTCCATCGGTGCCATGACTGAAAAGAATATTCTATCCTATCTTCACGATGGTGGACTCGTCATTGTTGGAGACAGAACGCG is a genomic window containing:
- a CDS encoding UDP-N-acetylglucosamine 1-carboxyvinyltransferase, whose translation is MKKIVINGGRPLKGEITISGAKNSVVALIPAIILSDDVVILDCVPDISDVASLIEIMEIMGASVKRYDDVLEIDPRGVQNKPMPYGKINSLRASYYFYGSLLGRFGEATVGLPGGCDLGPRPIDLHLKAFEAMGAKTTYEGDNMNLSTQGSSLHGAHIYMDTVSVGATINTMLAAVKAKGRTVIENAAREPEIIDVATLLNNMGAHIRGAGTDMITIDGVDSLHGTRHQVIPDRIEAGTYISMAAAVGHGIRINNVLYEHLEGFIAKLEEMGVHMTISEDSIFVEEQTNLKAVNIKTAPYPGFATDLQQPITPLLLKAEGRGTLIDTIYEKRVNHVFELAKMNADISTTNDHIIYKGGNPLHGANVKATDLRAGAALVIAGLMAEGRTEITNVEFILRGYSNIIEKLRNLGADIELIEE
- a CDS encoding GNAT family N-acetyltransferase; its protein translation is MNIWTKLAMFSFYETERLYFRPFFFADAADFHALASDPENLQFIFPVQASLEESQYALANYFMKSPLGIWAICDKKDEKMIGSIKFEKLDEIKKEAEIGYFLKKEYWSKGYMTEAVTKLCELSMDQFGLKQLSIVTHLENSASQKVAQKSGFSLYRRFKGSDRYTRKMRDYLEFRYTKGDLNE